The proteins below are encoded in one region of Oryzias melastigma strain HK-1 linkage group LG9, ASM292280v2, whole genome shotgun sequence:
- the elmod3 gene encoding ELMO domain-containing protein 3: MEEDINVTSHTEGLNGLSHDHIPLEITNGCSNHKLVMNGVVKGCNGGLTNGNAPLGSLPISALRQNGLLQALTEGGDQSSLTEERENVELQKAREEWDALENILPAITEDSTPTPLISFNEALQYFQTTDLGDLLKNIQPTIRRTGLAAITHFLFGPPRLHKDLLEERDLVFAIAQCPVDNSQPVHMRVLQTIYKRLIGSRLDCPRFGPHWENIGFQGTDPATDLRGTGFLGLMHTLYFVMDPETLPLAKDIFRLSQHPTQNFPFSVMSINMTRIALQVLREEALTKECNRRQQVVGVLNEFYVATYLYVYQLWKTQQKTIADSGFVLREVELFAKKNPKQILRRLECFLKEKRAGELPRGTSPDPQGRQPSPSLGARSGSKAKEMHFTGVCDLQADVEGEARLI, encoded by the exons GGTCTGAATGGTTTGTCACATGACCATATACCTTTAGAGATCACCAATGGATGCTCCAACCATAAACTT GTCATGAATGGAGTGGTTAAAGGCTGTAACGGAGGCCTCACTAACGGGAATGCACCTCTTGGATCCCTGCCG ATATCTGCACTGAGGCAGAACGGTCTTCTACAGGCGTTGACAGAAGGAGGGGATCAGTCCAGCCTTACAG AGGAAAGGGAAAATGTGGAATTGCAGAAGGCCAGGGAGGAGTGGGACGCCCTGGAAAACATCCTACCAG CCATAACAGAGGACTCGACCCCAACTCCACTGATCTCCTTTAATGAAGCCTTGCAGTACTTCCAAACCACAGATCTTGGAGACTTGCTG AAGAATATTCAGCCAACTATTCGCAGGACTGGTCTGGCTGCAATCACACATTTTCTCTTTGGACCTCCAAGACTGCATAAGGATCTCCTGGAGGAGAGAGATCTGGTCTTTGCCATCGCtcagt gccCCGTGGATAACAGCCAACCAGTTCACATGCGAGTCCTGCAGACTATTTATAAACGGCTGATTGGCAGCAGGCTGGACTGTCCTCGCTTTGGTCCACACTGGGAGAACATTGGCTTTCAGG GCACTGACCCAGCCACTGACCTACGCGGCACTGGTTTCCTTGGACTAATGCACACTCTCTACTTTGTGATGGATCCAGAGACTCTGCCACTGGCAAAAGATATTTTCAGATTATCACAGCACCCCACACAG AACTTCCCATTCAGTGTGATGTCAATCAACATGACTCGCATCGCTTTGCAAGTGCTAAGGGAGGAGGCCCTGACAAA GGAGTGCAATCGGCGTCAGCAAGTAGTTGGCGTGCTGAATGAGTTTTATGTTGCCACGTATCTGTATGTGTACCAACTGTGGAAGACCCAACAGAAGACCATTGCTGACTCTGGCTTTGTACTAAGAG AAGTGGAGCTGTTTGCCAAAAAGAACCCCAAGCAGATACTGCGCCGGCTAGAGTGCTTCCTGAAAGAGAAGCGAGCGGGCGAGCTCCCCCGGGGGACATCACCTGACCCTCAGGGCCGCCAGCCATCTCCCAGCCTGGGGGCCAGATCAGGAAGCAAAGCAAAGGAGATGCATTTTACAGGAGTGTGTGATCTACAAGCAGACGTGGAGGGAGAAGCTAGACTCATCTAG